GGTCACTCATATTCCCGCAGTAAATGTAAGCAGATGTTCTACCACTCCCAACATGTAGATTGTGGTTAGCAGCTGCACAAGCTTAGCAAGTCACATGCATTATTGTTGACTGCATTCAAAAGAAGCACCTGCTGTACCTCTGACTGTAGACCAGTTAGGCTTTTTGACACAGACACtgaaagaggatttttttttttgttccaacCGAAAGCAACTGCTGTGTATTTATAGTAACTACTCAGCTGGTGTTTAAGCAACTCCTCGTTGGTAGAGGGTCATTCAAGCATTATGGATGTTCTTTCTGCAATGATTCATGCAGGTTTGCAGCTCCCAGTGTACAAAATATGTTAATAAACAACTTTTAAAATGTGGCATGtgttgatatacagtatgtgataTGATATACAAGCCCTCATGTTTGTAATCAACTGGTAGATACCACATGAACTCCACTGAATTcatttcagtttaaaaaaaaaaaatgattttgaaagaACACATTCTTTTCTCAGTCAAACTGTCGATGTGTTTTTGGCTATTCGGTTTGACTGTGCTCTAAGTTCTCTATTCGTTCCTCTGTCCGTTCTTTCTTCAGACAGCTGAAATCATATTAAGGAACAACAGTCACTCCTCTGGCATAGAGCTGGTCAAAGATGACTCACTTACCGAAAGGGTGAGTTAGCCTCTGGGCAATGGCTTTTCGTCAAACTAGCTCAGATTTGGCAACTCATGTATCATTGTCAAATGAGGAAATATGTATTCATGTCACTGCTGCTTTGTTTTAGTGAACtcattttccattcactgtgtgtacatgaagtgaggtgtgtgctgtgctgaacTTGCTTCCACAGAGTTTCGGGATTGCAGAGGGACGGTCAAAGGACGCCCTGAAGAATATGGCCAACGCGGCAGGCCAGTCTTCTCGAGATTTTACACCTCCAGGAGGAGAGACCGTAGATCAGGTGGGTTGGGGCTCTGAGTGTGATTTGGTGTTCTGTGTTATGAGTACTCCGGCTCACCAATGCCCCCTTGTGGACACGGAGGACACATACATTATTTTGCTAGTACTAGATAGTGGAAAATGTGTTTGCAAGTGTTTTTGAACTTGCAGAACTGAGCTGAACCACAGTGGTTTTATGTTAAATTCTCACACCCAGATTGACATCTAACGTGATATGACTTGTAAACATTTGCGCACAGTTAAGCACACTTACAATGTATCACTCCACCTAGGTCAAAATAAGGGTCAGGAAGTTCCTTGCAGTCCTATTCCAGAGCATGGTGACCGATCATGGCTACCCAGAGCAAAGCGTCCTGGTCGAGAAGCCAGATGCAGGAGAGTCCTCAGGAGCGGACGGGCATGATGGCCCACCAATCAGCTTTCCTGAAGACGGTCTCGACGGCGTACCCATTCACGTGTTGGTGGTCAGCCACGGCGCCTATATCCGCGTGGCAGTGCGCCAACttgtggaggagatggagactgCACTCCCCTCTGGCCTCAAGGCCTCGCATGCGTTCTCGGCCTGTCCCAACACGGGCATGTGCCGCTTCGTGATGACGTTGCAGGGCAGGGAGACCGGCCCGGCCCTTGCAGGCAACCGCTGCATCTTCATCAATCGCAAGGTCCATCTGAGTGCCAGCAAAGACAGCGGAGAGTAGTGCAGGTACGGACAGAGAAGAGGGCAGGGAAAGAAGAGTAGGGGGATGAAAAGTGGTGGGAGGGCTGACGGGTGTCCCAGAATAGCAGAAATGATAAGGTTTGGTTCCTGCTAActcctctgtttctgtctttggtTCTGGGTTACGGAGCAATGGGCCGAGAACTCAACCCAGAAGAATGAACActtctgaaatgaaatgaaccGCTATGCGTGTTTACTTTTACAGGGTATAgctgtgttattattattattatattattattaatatgttATTCTCTGTAACCCCAGAAGTATTTacacttgaaacttgaaacacTATACTGTGCACACTGATTGTTTTTCAAGGCAGACATGCTGACAATATCGTATCTGTTCCAATTCACTGACAATGTCTTTTCGCCCACTTCATGACATAAACCTCACTGGTCTTTTCAGATAAATGggtagtgtgtgtcagtgataaACTACCACACAATCTTCAGAGGGTTAAGAAGCACAGCACATTTTCTCTATGGCACTGACCTTTACTATGTTGCAGTCATAGTCTTTTGACTCctaccaaataaaaaaaagatatagcTGTCAACAAATATTCACTGACAAAGAACATTGTGTTTATGTTGCGGCATGTTATGTCATGTACCTCAGCTCACCTTGAGCGAAAGAATGTACAAATCACATAATCTCTGAGGTGTCCTGTGGCTCATTTTTAACTACTTCCTCAGATATAAACAACCTCTTATCTCCTCTCCAGGAGAGCAATACATATTTTAGTGATTCACTAAATCTGCCTTTGTTTATGTTCTCTTACCTAGAAAAGTAGTTTCACTGAAATGATTGCACTGGGGCAACAAAAATTACAGTTTCTGTACGAGGCTGAGAGAGCGAGGTGTGACAAGTCAGTCATCCATTAATCCTAAACTGAATTGGTGAACACCCTGATGGCGTCACCTGCGAGAAAGAGTAACTATATTTGTATAATGAGGATTGTACATTGACAAATCTTTTTTTAGATTATAATTTTAAAAGCATAACCTTTGTAATGGTGTTGCTCGTGAGCAAATGCTGAGTCATTTTGAAAGTGTCAACTTTAGTTTTTCACAAGATTACTGCTGTAATAGATGGCTATTAAAATTACTTCAGTAATCTAGTGCACACGAGGACCCAGATTTGATTCTGACATAACGTCATTTCTCGAGCCCACTCCCTATCTCTTTCCCAGTAATTTCCTGTCATATCTTCTCTGTCCtatcaaataaagaaaaaagattACTACTGTTATAACCAGTTAATCGTTCCAGTGGTAGTTACCTGCTCTAGGTTTGATTTAAATGCCCGCATTCCGATtaactgcagactgcagaggcTTGGTCATGCTGATATTCAGACACTACTCGGTAGACTGGAAGGAGAAAAGGTCATACTTTAAAGAATTGTAGGTCTCGATGTGTCTCACAattcaaaatatgtttttactATGTTCGTAAAAGGTATGGGTGTGGTATTGGAGTAACACAAAAAATTGTTTATCATAGCTAGAtgtttaatttcaaaatgttgcCCTATAAAATACTAATGTGAGGATATGGGTCTTTTGGACAGCTTTTGTGTTTTGCAACCAGAATCCTTGTATTCTATTAGAATAGTGGATGTTATCTATTCATTTTGCCAAATTGAGGAATAGTTCAGCCGAAAAGGTTTAATTAACCATTGTTTTAAGCTATCATCTCATCTCAGTTAAGAGTGAGGTTTCCTAAGAATTAGTACCTAAGTGCATTAATTGTATTCCGGTCCATGTCTCCAAAACATAACAAAGGTTAGCGGTCACCAAGTGTTTCCTTTCTAAAAATAGCTCCCAACTGTTGTCCGGTTGGGGTAAAAAAGGAGTAGAATGtggaaatgtttatttttagtgAAGCTTTTGTGGTCTAACCGTGGCAAGATGAAATTTAAATTAGAGTCGGAAGGAAGACTTTCGATGAAATGGTCAATGGTAAATGTAGGTGTTCAATGAGTGACAGAATCCTGTCGGATGAGTCACTTTTTGGGGGTCAGAGGCAACGCTAATGACTGATGACCTGTGCCGGAGTGTCTCGGAAAAAGTGAAGTAACACAGAGCAACAACGAGAGGTTtcgaggatttttttttattcatagacagaaaagagagc
The sequence above is drawn from the Clupea harengus chromosome 16, Ch_v2.0.2, whole genome shotgun sequence genome and encodes:
- the tigarb gene encoding fructose-2,6-bisphosphatase TIGAR B yields the protein MLTFAVTFVRHGETQYNKDRLLQGQGIDTPLSDVGLQQAEEAGQYLRDLRFSKAFSSNLQRAKQTAEIILRNNSHSSGIELVKDDSLTERSFGIAEGRSKDALKNMANAAGQSSRDFTPPGGETVDQVKIRVRKFLAVLFQSMVTDHGYPEQSVLVEKPDAGESSGADGHDGPPISFPEDGLDGVPIHVLVVSHGAYIRVAVRQLVEEMETALPSGLKASHAFSACPNTGMCRFVMTLQGRETGPALAGNRCIFINRKVHLSASKDSGE